One Sphingomonas sabuli genomic region harbors:
- the cueR gene encoding Cu(I)-responsive transcriptional regulator — protein sequence MNIGQASAQSGVSQRMIRHYEKIGLIPAPARRGSGYRDYGDKDVHTLRFIGRARDLGFPIEEIGKLLALWQDRSRASADVKALATARAEELKRKERAIHAMRRSLEALAGSCHGDDRPDCPILDDLESGQ from the coding sequence GTGAACATCGGCCAGGCTTCGGCCCAGTCGGGCGTCAGCCAGCGGATGATCCGCCACTATGAGAAAATCGGCCTGATCCCGGCGCCGGCGCGCCGCGGCTCGGGCTATCGCGATTATGGCGACAAGGATGTCCACACCCTGCGCTTCATCGGCCGCGCCCGCGATCTCGGCTTCCCGATCGAGGAGATCGGCAAGCTGCTGGCGCTTTGGCAAGACCGGAGCCGGGCAAGCGCGGATGTCAAAGCGCTCGCTACCGCACGGGCCGAGGAACTGAAACGCAAGGAGCGCGCAATTCATGCGATGCGCCGGTCGCTCGAAGCCCTCGCCGGCAGCTGCCATGGCGACGACCGGCCGGATTGCCCGATCCTGGACGACCTTGAGTCCGGCCAGTGA
- a CDS encoding copper resistance system multicopper oxidase: MSNSLALQRRTFLRAAALGGAGAGLAGIMPAWAQPVSAGLVRPLPTVSGTDIALTIGKVAVRVDGKVSRAVGVNGTVPAPLVRLKEGQKVRLRVQNTLDEESSIHWHGLLVPFAMDGVPGISFPGIMPRSTFEYEFEVIQSGTYWYHSHSAYQEEDGLYGPIVIDPAGADPVAYDREHVLVLSDHSPMTGATIYKKLKQMGGGYFNMQRLTLSGQLAGRDLTASERRDWAKMRMDPADISDVTGSTYDFTVNGFGPFDNWTGLFRAGERVRLRIINAAAQTNFNVRIPGLAMTVVQADGQNVRPVTVDEFQIGVAETYDVVVTPEDRAYSFVSEAIDRSGLGRATLAPREGMSAPVPPLRPRPVLTMKDMGMDMGGMDHGGMAGMDMPNSPNPAAVRGVDPSAEQNASRNLWKLTGWTGPATTGVAGTIAAGMAGTDHSAMGHGAAPAPTPVDHAAMGHGAPAGTAAPGGSMAGMDHGAGGMAHNMRDFSKAPQVDKNPGVQSISPMPTDRTGEPPVGLEGLGHRVLLYRDLVALNRNPDVRAPTRQMEIHLTGNMERYMWSFDGVKMSEPAEPIPFRLNERVRVTLVNDTMMPHPIHLHGHFFELVTGHGANGPRKHTVNVPPGGKMTFDVTADASGDWAFHCHNLYHMTAGMMRVVTVRPMTGDAQ, from the coding sequence ATGTCCAATTCGCTTGCGCTCCAGCGGCGCACCTTCCTTCGCGCGGCTGCGCTTGGCGGCGCCGGCGCCGGCCTCGCCGGGATCATGCCCGCCTGGGCCCAGCCCGTTTCCGCGGGCCTCGTCCGTCCCCTGCCGACGGTCAGCGGCACCGACATCGCCCTCACCATCGGCAAGGTGGCGGTCCGGGTCGACGGCAAGGTCAGCCGCGCGGTCGGGGTCAATGGCACCGTGCCCGCACCTTTGGTCCGGCTCAAGGAAGGCCAGAAGGTCCGGCTCCGCGTCCAGAATACGCTCGACGAGGAAAGCTCGATTCACTGGCACGGCTTGCTGGTGCCGTTCGCCATGGACGGCGTGCCGGGCATCAGCTTTCCCGGGATCATGCCCCGGTCGACCTTCGAGTATGAGTTCGAGGTCATCCAGTCGGGCACGTACTGGTATCACAGCCACTCAGCCTACCAGGAAGAAGACGGACTCTACGGCCCGATCGTGATCGATCCGGCCGGCGCCGACCCGGTCGCTTACGACCGCGAGCATGTGCTGGTCCTGTCCGACCACAGCCCGATGACCGGCGCTACGATCTACAAGAAACTGAAACAGATGGGCGGCGGCTATTTCAACATGCAGCGCCTGACCCTGTCGGGCCAGCTTGCCGGCCGCGACCTCACGGCAAGCGAACGACGCGACTGGGCCAAGATGCGGATGGACCCGGCGGACATTTCCGACGTCACCGGCTCGACTTATGATTTCACGGTCAACGGCTTTGGTCCGTTCGACAATTGGACCGGCCTGTTTCGAGCCGGCGAGCGCGTCCGCCTGAGGATCATCAACGCCGCTGCCCAGACCAATTTTAACGTCCGCATTCCAGGCCTCGCAATGACCGTCGTCCAGGCCGACGGGCAGAATGTCCGGCCGGTCACTGTCGACGAGTTCCAGATCGGCGTTGCCGAGACCTATGACGTCGTTGTCACCCCCGAGGACCGGGCCTATTCCTTCGTCAGCGAGGCGATCGACCGCTCCGGCCTTGGCCGGGCCACGCTGGCGCCGCGCGAGGGCATGTCCGCTCCCGTCCCGCCGCTCCGGCCCCGGCCGGTCCTGACCATGAAGGATATGGGGATGGACATGGGAGGCATGGACCATGGCGGCATGGCCGGCATGGACATGCCCAACTCGCCCAATCCGGCGGCGGTCCGGGGCGTCGATCCGTCGGCCGAGCAGAATGCGTCGCGCAACCTGTGGAAGCTGACCGGCTGGACCGGCCCGGCAACGACCGGCGTTGCCGGTACCATCGCCGCCGGGATGGCCGGAACGGATCATAGCGCGATGGGTCACGGCGCGGCACCTGCCCCGACTCCCGTCGATCATGCGGCCATGGGTCATGGCGCCCCGGCCGGCACCGCCGCTCCAGGCGGCTCGATGGCCGGAATGGACCATGGCGCCGGCGGCATGGCTCACAACATGCGCGATTTCAGCAAGGCGCCCCAGGTCGACAAGAATCCCGGCGTCCAGTCGATCTCGCCGATGCCAACCGACCGCACCGGCGAGCCTCCCGTCGGCCTCGAGGGCCTCGGCCATCGGGTCCTGCTGTACCGCGACCTCGTCGCCCTCAACCGCAATCCGGACGTCCGCGCGCCGACCCGGCAGATGGAGATTCACCTGACCGGCAACATGGAACGCTACATGTGGTCGTTCGACGGCGTGAAGATGAGCGAACCCGCCGAGCCGATTCCGTTCCGGCTCAACGAGCGAGTGCGCGTGACCCTGGTCAACGACACGATGATGCCGCACCCGATCCACCTCCACGGCCATTTTTTCGAGCTGGTCACGGGGCACGGCGCCAATGGCCCACGAAAGCATACCGTCAACGTCCCGCCCGGCGGCAAGATGACCTTCGACGTCACCGCTGACGCCTCCGGCGACTGGGCATTCCACTGCCACAATCTCTATCACATGACCGCCGGCATGATGCGCGTCGTCACGGTCCGCCCAATGACTGGAGACGCACAATGA
- a CDS encoding copper resistance protein B yields the protein MTPPLKLALLAAAAAAIPATPAVAQHQGHAAQPKPAAPAQPVCLPEHAAMGHCTLAPAQKPEQPKPTAPAQPVCLPEHAAMGHCTLAPAPGPAQPKPATPAQPICLPEHAAMGHCTLAPAPAPAQPKLADPAQPACLPEHAAMGHCTLAPAGAVAGAEGTDLPAGNAPPPPVPTANAADAVYGSPAMEMGRHHLNEFHGGQKLFQVMANVAEAQIRKGRDGFEWDAEGWYGGDINRLWLKSEGEGAFGEGLEKAEVQVLYSHAVDPYFNIQGGLRYDFKPNPSRVYATIGFEGLAPSFFDVEGALFLSNKGEVMARLEGYYDQRITQRLVLQPRAELNFAAQSSRQIGVGSGLSDAEIGVRLRYDIRREFAPYLGIQYRRAFGRTRDYLRDAGEDAGGWSFLAGVRTWF from the coding sequence ATGACCCCGCCTCTCAAGCTGGCGCTGCTCGCTGCGGCTGCCGCAGCCATCCCGGCCACCCCGGCAGTGGCGCAGCACCAGGGGCATGCGGCGCAGCCCAAACCTGCCGCTCCGGCGCAGCCCGTCTGCCTCCCCGAGCATGCCGCAATGGGGCACTGCACCCTGGCTCCAGCGCAAAAGCCGGAACAACCCAAGCCCACCGCTCCGGCGCAGCCCGTCTGCCTGCCCGAACATGCGGCGATGGGCCATTGTACTTTGGCTCCAGCCCCTGGGCCGGCGCAGCCCAAGCCCGCCACCCCGGCGCAACCCATCTGCCTACCCGAACATGCGGCGATGGGCCATTGTACTTTGGCTCCAGCCCCAGCGCCGGCGCAGCCCAAGCTCGCCGACCCAGCGCAGCCGGCCTGCCTGCCCGAACATGCGGCGATGGGGCATTGCACACTCGCACCGGCGGGTGCGGTAGCTGGCGCCGAGGGCACCGACCTTCCCGCCGGCAATGCCCCGCCGCCGCCGGTTCCAACCGCCAATGCAGCCGATGCGGTCTACGGCAGTCCGGCGATGGAAATGGGCCGGCACCATCTCAATGAGTTTCACGGCGGGCAAAAGCTCTTCCAAGTGATGGCCAACGTCGCCGAGGCTCAAATCCGGAAGGGCCGCGACGGCTTCGAATGGGACGCCGAAGGCTGGTATGGCGGCGACATCAACCGCCTGTGGCTGAAGAGCGAAGGCGAAGGCGCGTTCGGCGAAGGCCTCGAGAAGGCCGAAGTGCAGGTGCTCTACAGCCACGCGGTCGACCCATATTTCAACATCCAGGGCGGCCTTCGCTACGACTTCAAGCCCAACCCGTCGCGAGTCTATGCAACGATCGGGTTCGAAGGCCTCGCACCGAGCTTCTTTGATGTCGAAGGCGCCCTGTTCCTGTCGAACAAGGGCGAGGTGATGGCCCGTCTCGAAGGCTATTATGACCAGCGCATTACCCAGCGCCTGGTCCTCCAGCCACGCGCCGAGCTCAATTTTGCCGCTCAAAGCAGCCGGCAGATCGGCGTCGGCTCGGGCCTGTCCGACGCCGAGATCGGCGTTCGGCTGCGCTACGACATCCGCCGCGAGTTCGCCCCGTATCTCGGGATCCAGTACCGCCGCGCCTTCGGCCGAACCCGCGACTATCTGCGGGACGCGGGCGAGGATGCGGGCGGCTGGAGCTTTCTTGCCGGTGTGCGGACATGGTTCTGA
- a CDS encoding YybH family protein: protein MKWPITIAAASLALLPATALAAPARNADTAAVIKVLGDYKAAIERLDGRGTERLFTPDSMIFETGGAEGNYANYLRHHLGPELKEFRSFKFSNYKVDVRFVGGAAVATETYGYRIETIKGEVAERLGVATSVLRKEKGRWRIVMMHNSARRPKPS from the coding sequence ATGAAATGGCCAATCACGATCGCCGCAGCCAGCCTCGCGCTGCTCCCTGCGACCGCTTTGGCAGCGCCGGCGCGGAACGCCGACACGGCGGCAGTCATCAAGGTGCTGGGCGACTATAAGGCTGCGATCGAGCGGCTCGACGGGCGCGGCACGGAGCGTCTGTTCACTCCGGACTCGATGATCTTCGAGACGGGCGGCGCCGAGGGCAATTACGCCAATTATCTACGCCATCATCTCGGGCCGGAGCTCAAGGAATTCCGGTCGTTCAAATTCTCGAATTACAAGGTCGACGTCCGCTTCGTCGGCGGGGCGGCGGTTGCAACCGAGACTTACGGCTACCGGATTGAGACCATCAAGGGCGAGGTCGCCGAGCGGCTCGGCGTTGCCACGAGCGTTCTCAGGAAGGAGAAGGGTCGATGGAGGATCGTCATGATGCACAATAGCGCGCGCCGGCCGAAACCGTCATGA
- a CDS encoding DUF2231 domain-containing protein — translation MSARHANSAERRNWIVRLLSAFAFLSLALALAEPATAHEKHKKKPEQAQQVQRQQPASAGGQVPAAEHTGAGHGQAGEMMDGMDMGMDRSSMSFAERLLDWFGRLHPMIVHFPIAFFPAALFTAVVGRRQPAFSAPVQFLVVAGGIFAPIAAIAGWFAGLGADPEAILTYHRWLGVAIGLAGAGLGVWAWRRPWEDRGGGMILALTVMTVAIAVQGFLGAGVTHGIEHLMF, via the coding sequence ATGAGCGCCCGGCACGCAAATAGCGCCGAGCGCCGCAACTGGATAGTGCGCCTCCTGTCGGCCTTCGCCTTCCTCTCACTGGCGCTGGCGCTGGCGGAACCGGCCACCGCGCATGAAAAGCATAAGAAGAAGCCCGAGCAGGCGCAGCAGGTCCAACGCCAGCAGCCGGCATCCGCCGGCGGGCAAGTTCCCGCGGCGGAGCATACCGGAGCCGGTCACGGCCAGGCGGGCGAAATGATGGACGGCATGGACATGGGCATGGACCGGTCCAGCATGTCCTTTGCCGAACGCCTGCTCGATTGGTTCGGGCGGCTTCATCCGATGATCGTCCATTTCCCGATCGCCTTCTTCCCGGCGGCCTTGTTCACCGCGGTCGTCGGGCGCCGGCAGCCGGCGTTCAGCGCCCCGGTGCAGTTCCTCGTGGTTGCAGGCGGAATCTTCGCCCCGATCGCCGCCATCGCCGGATGGTTCGCGGGTCTCGGCGCCGATCCCGAGGCAATCCTAACCTACCACCGCTGGCTCGGGGTCGCGATCGGACTTGCCGGAGCCGGGCTCGGCGTCTGGGCCTGGCGGCGGCCCTGGGAAGACCGCGGCGGCGGCATGATCCTCGCGCTGACGGTCATGACGGTCGCGATTGCAGTTCAGGGCTTCCTCGGCGCCGGAGTGACGCACGGGATCGAGCATTTGATGTTCTGA
- a CDS encoding DUF305 domain-containing protein: MEQGHNEHGGMSRQMMHRHYLMFGLNMLISTVIMYVVMFEMIRGSGEFVQNINFFYMALTMAMPMGALMLLMMGSMYADKRLNLILYAALALIFILAFAAVRTQALVGDKQFVRSMIPHHSGAILMCNQASLRDPEIRQLCFAPTGIVASQEREIAQMKTLLKRL, encoded by the coding sequence ATGGAACAGGGACACAATGAACATGGCGGAATGAGCCGCCAGATGATGCACCGGCACTATCTCATGTTCGGGCTCAACATGCTGATCAGCACGGTCATCATGTATGTCGTGATGTTCGAGATGATCCGCGGTTCCGGCGAGTTCGTCCAGAACATCAACTTCTTTTATATGGCCCTGACCATGGCGATGCCGATGGGCGCGTTGATGCTGCTGATGATGGGGTCGATGTACGCCGATAAGAGGCTCAACCTCATCCTCTATGCTGCTTTGGCCCTGATCTTCATTCTCGCCTTCGCGGCGGTCCGGACGCAGGCCCTGGTCGGCGACAAACAGTTCGTCCGGTCAATGATCCCGCATCATTCGGGAGCGATCCTGATGTGCAACCAGGCTTCATTGCGCGACCCCGAAATCCGTCAGCTCTGCTTTGCGCCAACCGGCATCGTTGCCTCGCAGGAACGCGAAATCGCCCAAATGAAGACCCTCCTCAAGCGGCTCTAG
- a CDS encoding DUF411 domain-containing protein gives MTLTLSRRAFVGAAAGSLAAAACGSPRRTPPQAMTIYRDPSCGCCEAWAGIARQAGYEVRVVDHPDMPAIKRRYGVPDRLLSCHTSVVGNYAVEGHVPLVDVRRLLKARPAQIKGIAVPGMPIGSPGMESPDGTRQKFQVMAFDGGGRVSVFRG, from the coding sequence GTGACCTTGACCCTTTCCCGTCGCGCCTTCGTTGGCGCTGCCGCCGGCAGCCTCGCGGCCGCGGCCTGTGGATCGCCCCGGCGCACCCCGCCCCAGGCGATGACCATCTATCGCGATCCGAGCTGCGGCTGCTGTGAGGCATGGGCCGGCATCGCCCGGCAGGCAGGCTATGAGGTGCGGGTCGTCGATCACCCGGACATGCCGGCGATCAAGCGCCGCTATGGCGTGCCCGACCGATTGCTGTCCTGCCATACGAGCGTCGTCGGGAACTACGCCGTCGAGGGTCACGTCCCGCTCGTCGATGTGAGAAGGCTTCTTAAGGCACGGCCGGCCCAGATCAAGGGTATTGCAGTGCCCGGGATGCCGATCGGTTCGCCCGGAATGGAATCGCCGGACGGGACCAGGCAGAAGTTCCAGGTAATGGCCTTCGATGGTGGCGGGCGTGTGTCCGTCTTCCGCGGCTGA
- a CDS encoding DUF305 domain-containing protein, with product MKRMMFAGAASALVLMLSACGSRDEPANNVAAGHDMNAMADSGPFADSEMKMDQAMTAAVGVNAADSWVRKMIEHHKGAIDMSRILLAQNVTGHVADMAQQTIDKQGAEVTALEKLVATGNPDAASAAPYKPAAMAMHSAMMAASGADISDTWIRKMLEHHKGAIAMSDIALANGARGAVRAQIEKTKAEQQKEIDHIEGMLSGQQLASEPTAPAVAPAAKEKAPAAKPAPAKAAPVKPKPAEPKAPTPTCLPEHRAAGHC from the coding sequence ATGAAGAGAATGATGTTTGCCGGCGCCGCAAGCGCCCTTGTTCTGATGCTGTCGGCGTGCGGAAGCCGCGACGAGCCCGCGAACAATGTCGCGGCCGGCCATGACATGAACGCCATGGCGGACAGCGGCCCCTTCGCCGATTCGGAAATGAAGATGGACCAGGCGATGACCGCGGCGGTCGGAGTCAATGCGGCGGACAGTTGGGTGCGCAAGATGATCGAGCATCACAAGGGCGCGATCGACATGTCGCGCATCCTCCTCGCACAGAACGTCACTGGTCATGTCGCCGACATGGCGCAGCAGACGATCGACAAGCAGGGTGCGGAGGTTACCGCGCTGGAGAAATTGGTCGCCACCGGAAACCCGGACGCCGCGAGCGCCGCGCCCTACAAGCCGGCAGCGATGGCGATGCACAGTGCTATGATGGCGGCGTCAGGTGCGGATATTTCCGACACGTGGATTCGAAAGATGCTGGAACATCACAAGGGCGCGATCGCCATGTCCGACATCGCTTTGGCTAATGGCGCTAGGGGCGCCGTTCGAGCGCAAATCGAGAAAACCAAGGCCGAGCAACAAAAGGAGATCGACCATATCGAAGGCATGCTGTCAGGCCAGCAGTTGGCAAGCGAGCCGACCGCGCCGGCAGTAGCGCCGGCCGCCAAGGAAAAGGCTCCTGCAGCAAAGCCTGCACCGGCGAAGGCCGCTCCGGTCAAGCCGAAGCCTGCCGAGCCCAAGGCTCCGACTCCTACGTGTTTGCCTGAGCATCGAGCCGCTGGACATTGCTAG